CCGTCGACGTCGACAAATCTCGCGACGTCCTAATCCCGTTCGCCAAAACCGGCAGATTCGTGTTTTACTTGCAGATGGTCTCGGCCTACATGTCCAATACCCTGATCATCATCGGGGCGCTGCCTTTTCTCATACCGCCTGCGGCTAATGGAACTTGGTAATAGaagcaaatatttttttaataactataTAGCGCTTATTGAATATCTACTCAGGGCCAACGTATCGGAGACGTTGCAGTCGAGGCAACTGCCCATGAGAACCGGTTGCATGTTCGCCGGCTACCGGGACGAGATTTACGGATCGTTGTATGTCTACGAGAGCGTCATGATCATGATCACTGCTCACGGCAACGTAGGCTGCGATGTGCTATTTTTCATCCTCGCCATGCATCTGTGCGGTCAGATCGAGTTGCTGAAGACTGACGTGTTGAAGATCGGTGAAGACGAGAAGGTACCGGGAGAATGGAAGAACAAGATCGTCGAGTGTGTTCACAGACACATTAGGTTGCTAGGTATGGCTAAGGCTCTGAATAAGGTCGTATCCGGAGTGCTGGTCATTCAACTCTTGCTCAACGCTGGATTGAACCTGATGCTCGGTTAGTGTGAAAGTTCatgaaaatcaaataaatcGGTATAccgtaatttaaaaaattttatcaggtATTCGCATGCTGATCGAGATCAAGAGGGGCTCGATATTCAACGCCGTGAGGCCGATGATAGGCTTCAATGTGTTGATGCTGCAGCTGTATCTGTTGAGCTACGCGAGCGATCGTCTCTCCAGTCAGGCCGAATCGATCCTCGACGCCGTTTACGACAGTTACTGGTATAAGTTACCGGCGAAACTACGGAGGGATCTCTATTTCGTGACTATGAGGGCCAACAAGCCGATATACTTCATGGCTGGACACTTTTACGCTATGaacattgaaaattttatgaatattcTGAAAGCTTCGTTCTCCTACTTTTCCATTTTACGGATTATGTTCCAGGCATAGATCGATCGGTTTGGAAAATGCTAatgtactttttattcttttgtaaataaaCATAGTATTTTGATCGACATGCATAACGTTAAATTTGACGATACGAAAGGGCGCGAGTTCAAGGCCGCACGAAAAAATCGATCGACCAAAAACTCCACAGTTCCTATAATGGAACACTCTCTCTTCCGCCGGTGAGTTAAGCGCACGTGCAGCTCCCACACTTGCACTTTTAGTCAACGAGTCCCGTTATACTGGACGATTCACCAGTGCACAAGGAGGGGGGAGAGCCGACGTCGTGTGCCGCTCGAGCGTATAAGTCTGCCAGAGATCGGCCGAGAGCCAAGTAGTATTTGGAGAGTTTTTTAGAAGGCATTTTGGAGCACGAGATTGATTTTGAGATTGTTAACGATATATTCTGAGTGAGAGAAATGAATCATCCTCATGGTggagaaaaattgaatattgaagcccaaaaataatatatttgtgAATCGCTGTGTGTTTTAGGTAagagtttgaaaattttatcattcaacgatgaaaaaaaaaacatacatttCGGAGAGACGGAGACGAGATAGATTCGATGATATTCTTATCTCTTATTCCTCAACTACTGTCTTGTGTACAGTAGTTTGAGCGCGTTCGTCtcttaaaacaaaatatttcttaaaaggGTGGCGAAAATCAACATAACAATAACTTTCAATTTAACCATGCGCATGCGCGTTCTTCTCAGCGCGAAAATCGCAAAATATCGCTGTCATAAAAACGAGCCTTTACACCATTTCTGATAAGAATATATAAgagaattgataaaaaaaatatcctaTGCGTAGTTTTGCCGAGTTAACCTTCATTTACATCATTTTGATGAAAAAGTGCGTAACAAAGGAGAAGAATTAAATTCGTACAAaagtaatatttaaatattttaaaacaattttgtaacGTATTATTCCGTTCTTTAATATAAGACTATACGAgatttgaaataattcaatACTTTATTTTACTCCCTCTCTTAAGTTTTAAATAAgtataatacttttttttttaatt
The sequence above is drawn from the Nasonia vitripennis strain AsymCx chromosome 4, Nvit_psr_1.1, whole genome shotgun sequence genome and encodes:
- the Or60 gene encoding odorant receptor 60 — its product is MSRVLQSDSSSREGKHVWSKDAKFALMLNKFIVWPLGLWPLECDDAFSRFRNFYAVVSQVWMIGTQATAAYLGCGDVADTVDFVMMTACALMALSKIVTIRLHMSKVHTVFVSALDDWLAVDVDKSRDVLIPFAKTGRFVFYLQMVSAYMSNTLIIIGALPFLIPPAANGTWANVSETLQSRQLPMRTGCMFAGYRDEIYGSLYVYESVMIMITAHGNVGCDVLFFILAMHLCGQIELLKTDVLKIGEDEKVPGEWKNKIVECVHRHIRLLGMAKALNKVVSGVLVIQLLLNAGLNLMLGIRMLIEIKRGSIFNAVRPMIGFNVLMLQLYLLSYASDRLSSQAESILDAVYDSYWYKLPAKLRRDLYFVTMRANKPIYFMAGHFYAMNIENFMNILKASFSYFSILRIMFQA
- the Or60 gene encoding odorant receptor 60 isoform X1, which encodes MIGTQATAAYLGCGDVADTVDFVMMTACALMALSKIVTIRLHMSKVHTVFVSALDDWLAVDVDKSRDVLIPFAKTGRFVFYLQMVSAYMSNTLIIIGALPFLIPPAANGTWANVSETLQSRQLPMRTGCMFAGYRDEIYGSLYVYESVMIMITAHGNVGCDVLFFILAMHLCGQIELLKTDVLKIGEDEKVPGEWKNKIVECVHRHIRLLGMAKALNKVVSGVLVIQLLLNAGLNLMLGIRMLIEIKRGSIFNAVRPMIGFNVLMLQLYLLSYASDRLSSQAESILDAVYDSYWYKLPAKLRRDLYFVTMRANKPIYFMAGHFYAMNIENFMNILKASFSYFSILRIMFQA